The following coding sequences lie in one Phycicoccus duodecadis genomic window:
- a CDS encoding SatD family protein, whose protein sequence is MAEMKPGASVSVLIGDIVASRRAGDRRAVHDAVAAALATVEAAVPSVRGLRVTVGDEFQGAYRSLGEALDAALRVRLELLPDVDVRVGVGVGTVTLLDAERGIEDGSAWWAARDAIDAVEAAADRAPTRLLRTGLRDADGRDPRVDAVNAALLCRDHLVGSLSERSLRLLRGLMDPDTTQADLAAREGVSASAVSQRVRSDGVGAVLAAHELLRGLA, encoded by the coding sequence ATGGCTGAGATGAAGCCCGGTGCTTCAGTGAGCGTGCTGATCGGCGACATCGTCGCGTCCCGTCGCGCCGGCGACCGACGGGCCGTGCATGACGCCGTGGCGGCGGCCCTGGCCACCGTCGAGGCGGCGGTGCCGTCGGTGCGGGGCCTGCGGGTGACGGTGGGCGACGAGTTCCAGGGCGCGTACCGCAGCCTCGGGGAGGCGCTGGACGCGGCCCTGCGGGTCCGTCTCGAGCTGCTGCCCGACGTCGACGTGCGCGTCGGGGTCGGGGTCGGCACGGTCACGCTCCTGGACGCCGAGCGCGGCATCGAGGACGGCTCGGCCTGGTGGGCCGCCCGCGACGCCATCGACGCCGTCGAGGCCGCCGCCGACCGTGCGCCCACCCGGCTGCTGCGCACCGGCCTGCGCGATGCCGACGGCCGGGACCCCCGGGTCGACGCCGTCAACGCCGCCCTGCTCTGTCGGGACCACCTGGTTGGATCTCTCTCGGAACGGTCACTCCGGCTGCTGAGGGGGCTCATGGATCCCGACACCACCCAGGCCGACCTCGCCGCGCGCGAAGGGGTCAGTGCCTCCGCCGTGTCGCAGCGCGTCCGCTCCGACGGGGTCGGGGCCGTGCTGGCCGCCCACGAGCTGCTCCGGGGCCTCGCGTGA